In Oncorhynchus kisutch isolate 150728-3 linkage group LG7, Okis_V2, whole genome shotgun sequence, one DNA window encodes the following:
- the LOC109894355 gene encoding uncharacterized protein LOC109894355 isoform X2, with protein MADNEDESDVSSTTTGADHGTIYQVQCVSGLPENETSTELENQNQVGDKCIEAQGLTDFLQSCTKEETFVAKDSQVVVGQTDGNEQQPEQNITSIVETSGIANGAEYSTVSADFVNALAPGTTIIYVQPDGSFVEGSGLTAEEQQQLVEQLAKQQLVTVTESEAVRLFEQNQVIKTLPTTSSQTQYTIPSTALAPNELQQVLEQVIKSQQSMAQTPKESEQVVTTLDPTTGLFTTVAASEITVGSPHPLVTMQNASQQLKKVAKQVALQSHNGTRLVPKKETIRIQVQMPSGKQEVKGPTQATISIPQQKNLALTSQGQQVKVSTNGSVSSSPQIIHITPMVGQQQYFLQQNPGDPPIQLLLQSSTPVVGSLVPIVHKLPIPVQTPVQQPSGKAPVNGTAVKPATAAATTSVSVPASTVEKVKRVKARVKKAPNIKTRSGRVSRPPKYKVKDYKFIKTEDLAEGHQSDSDDYSEISVEEDEDGGDSKKGAASMSYSHKRKAFQCETCDKAYIGHGGLSRHYRLNPSHGELKSPPEGTPKTDSPGKRAGTGAEHKKPTEESNAYSVKNTSGPEKSDATEKTAAATSTTQQKVDTTAAQGVAASTRQAVGQVVVQARGPGRPRGRGRPPTKGLPTVAAHPAVRRGRRGRPPKLGGGVASVEQQAQRRKARLKEVTHECDNEELMETVLPRLAKVMTVWEFLLMKVEKGRQPKAQFSDVYREFEQLHSQVKKMARDYISNPQQGVHTALEVHNVDVAKSLGIVDEVNRLKVLNPPTQQNVTNMATKNVRYMENSKMLPPTKRFKMENRVGVQIHQNGVETSKIESSEAKVENTASTSMKDNSPQTQAPTKSPAGPQATQTAIVKPQVVSSNPETNVTPMELIEDHLSNSMTESIDSAGGEETMETGQGASGTEPTEVLSTSDMGPQATQTAIVKPQVVSSNPETNVTPMELIQDHLSNSMTETIDSAGGEAMETCQGVSGTEPTEVLSTTDIADQMKELEKALATDPVPVDQQPRSSSTQPHQPNCTLVQESGLTQAVSSGGQVVVQETQEGQEIYIQTEGLTMHLAEGQEGDMASERIVIVNGPDGTTMHIRAPEGVPLEAVHALLGIEAEGKTQQ; from the exons ATGGCGGACAACGAGGATGAGAGCGATGTGTCAAGTACAACAACAGGGGCAGATCATGGTACAATATAtcaagttcaatgtgtttctggATTGCCAGAAAATGAAACCTCTACAGAATTGGAAAACCAGAACCAAGTCGGCGATAAATGTATCGAAGCGCAGGGCTTGACAGATTTCCTGCAAAGCTGCACAAAAGAGGAGACATTCGTTGCAAAGGACTCCCAAGTGGTTGTCGGCCAAACTGATGGAAATGAACAACAACCTGAACAAAACATAACGTCTATTGTTGAGACTTCAGGTATTGCAAATGGTGCAGAGTATTCTACAGTCAGTGCTGACTTTGTAAACGCTCTCGCACCTGGAACCACCATTATTTATGTGCAACCAGACGGTAGTTTTGTTGAGGGATCAGGTCTGACTGCAGAGGAGCAGCAACAGCTAGTGGAGCAGTTGGCCAAACAGCAGCTTGTCACAGTGACAGAGAGTGAGGCTGTTCGCCTGTTTGAACAAAATCAAGTAATCAAAACACTCCCTACTACTTCATCACAGACACAGTATACGATTCCAAGTACAGCACTGGCTCCCAATGAGCTGCAACAAGTGCTAGAGCAAGTGATCAAATCTCAGCAATCCATGGCTCAGACACCCAAGGAATCGGAGCAGGTTGTGACCACTCTGGACCCCACAACTGGCTTGTTCACGACTGTTGCAGCTTCAGAGATTACAGTAGGAAGCCCACATCCACTGGTCACTATGCAGAATGCATCACAGCAGCTGAAGAAGGTCGCGAAACAAGTGGCACTTCAGTCCCACAATGGTACGCGCCTGGTCCCAAAAAAG GAAACCATCCGAATCCAAGTCCAGATGCCCTCTGGAAAGCAGGAGGTGAAAGGACCTACGCAGGCTACCATTTCAATCCCCCAACAGAAGAACTTGGCTTTGACGAGTCAAGGCCAGCAGGTCAAAGTGTCTACAAAtggcagtgtgagcagcagcccCCAGATCATCCACATCACACCCATGGTTGGACAGCAACAGTACTTCCTACAGCAGAACCCTGGAGACCCTCCCATTCAGCTGCTTCTGCAGAGTTCAACCCCTGTGGTTGGCAGCCTGGTTCCCATTGTGCACAAACTGCCCATacctgttcagaccccagtccagCAGCCTTCTGGTAAGGCCCCGGTCAACGGCACAGCAGTTAAACCTGCCACCGCTGCTGCCACcacgtctgtctctgtcccagccTCCACAGTGGAAAAAGTTAAAAGGGTCAAAGCCAGAGTGAAGAAGGCACCGAATATCAAAACCCGTTCCGGGAGGGTGTCCAGACCGCCCAAGTACAAGGTGAAGGACTATAAGTTCATCAAGACAGAGGATTTGGCCGAGGGCCATCAGTCAGATTCTGATGATTACTCTGAGATCAGTGTGGAGGAAGATGAGGATGGCGGGGATAGTAAAAAGGGAGCAGCATCTATGAGTTACAGTCACAAGCGGAAGGCCTTTCAATGTGAAACGTGCGATAAAGCTTACATAGGCCACGGAGGTCTGTCCAGACACTACAGGCTGAATCCCTCTCACGGTGAACTGAAGTCCCCTCCTGAAGGGACCCCAAAAACGGACAGCCCTGGTAAGAGAGCAGGCACTGGGGCTGAACATAAGAAGCCAACTGAAGAGAGTAATGCCTACAGTGTTAAAAATACATCAGGTCCTGAGAAAAGTGATGCCACAGAGAAAACGGCTGCTGCAacttcaaccactcaacaaaaa GTGGATACCACGGCAGCCCAAGGAGTAGCAGCTTCTACCAGACAGGCAGTGGGCCAGGTAGTGGTCCAGGCTCGGGGACCAGGGAGGCCCAGAGGACGGGGCAGACCACCTACCAAAGGCCTGCCGACGGTGGCAGCACACCCAGCAGTGAGACGGGGGCGACGGGGCCGACCCCCAAAGCTAGGAGGGGGAGTAGCCAGTGTGGAGCAGCAGGCCCAGAGAAGGAAAGCACGGCTGAAAGAG GTGACACACGAGTGTGATAATGAAGAACTGATGGAGACTGTGCTCCCTCGCCTGGCTAAGGTCATGACTGTCTGGGAGTTCCTCTTGATGAAG GTGGAGAAGGGGCGGCAACCCAAAGCCCAGTTTTCGGATGTCTACCGGGAGTTTGAGCAGCTCCACAGCCAGGTGAAGAAGATGGCCCGGGACTATATCAGTAACCCTCAGCAGGGTGTCCACACGGCCTTGGAGGTCCACAATGTAGAT GTTGCCAAATCTCTTGGCATCGTCGATGAGGTGAACAGGTTGAAAGTCCTCAACCCTCCAACGCAGCAGAATGTCACCAACATGGCAACCAAGAATGTCCGCTACATGGAG AATTCTAAAATGTTACCTCCAACGAAGAGATTTAAAATGGAAAACCGGGTTGGTGTTCAAATTCATCAGAACGGCGTTGAGACTTCCAAAATAG AATCCAGTGAGGCCAAAGTAGAGAACACCGCATCAACAAGCATGAAGGACAATTCACCACAAACTCAGGCGCCCACCAAGAGCCCCGCGGGCCCTCAAGCCACTCAGACTGCTATCGTCAAACCACAGGTTGTCTCATCTAACCCAGAGACAAATGTAACACCCATGGAACTGATCGAGGATCACTTATCCAACAGCATGACAGAGTCAATTGACTCagcgggaggagaggagaccatgGAGACAGGTCAGGGTGCGTCTGGTACGGAACCAACCGAGGTCCTGAGCACCAGTGACATGGGCCCTCAAGCCACTCAGACTGCTATCGTCAAACCACAGGTTGTCTCATCTAACCCAGAGACAAATGTTACACCCATGGAACTGATCCAGGATCACTTATCCAACAGCATGACAGAGACCATTGACTCAGCAGGAGGAGAGGCCATGGAGACTTGTCAGGGTGTGTCTGGTACAGAACcaactgaggtcctgagcaccaCTGACATAGCAGATCAGATGAAAGAGTTAGAGAAGGCCTTGGCCACAGACCCAGTCCCAGTCGATCAGCAGCCCAGGAGTAGTAGCACTCAGCCGCATCAGCCCAACTGTACCCTGGTCCAGGAGAGTGGCCTGACCCAGGCTGTCTCCAGCGGAGGCCAGGTAGTGGTTCAGGAGACCCAGGAAGGCCAGGAGATCTACATCCAGACCGAGGGGCTCACCATGCACCTAGCAGAGGGCCAGGAGGGCGACATGGCCTCTGAGCGCATCGTCATCGTCAACGGGCCTGACGGCACCACCATGCACATCCGCGCCCCTGAAGGAGTCCCTCTGGAAGCAGTCCATGCCCTGCTTGGTATTGAGGCTGAGGGGAAAACACAGCAGTGA
- the LOC109894355 gene encoding uncharacterized protein LOC109894355 isoform X1, with protein sequence MADNEDESDVSSTTTGADHGTIYQVQCVSGLPENETSTELENQNQVGDKCIEAQGLTDFLQSCTKEETFVAKDSQVVVGQTDGNEQQPEQNITSIVETSGIANGAEYSTVSADFVNALAPGTTIIYVQPDGSFVEGSGLTAEEQQQLVEQLAKQQLVTVTESEAVRLFEQNQVIKTLPTTSSQTQYTIPSTALAPNELQQVLEQVIKSQQSMAQTPKESEQVVTTLDPTTGLFTTVAASEITVGSPHPLVTMQNASQQLKKVAKQVALQSHNGTRLVPKKQETIRIQVQMPSGKQEVKGPTQATISIPQQKNLALTSQGQQVKVSTNGSVSSSPQIIHITPMVGQQQYFLQQNPGDPPIQLLLQSSTPVVGSLVPIVHKLPIPVQTPVQQPSGKAPVNGTAVKPATAAATTSVSVPASTVEKVKRVKARVKKAPNIKTRSGRVSRPPKYKVKDYKFIKTEDLAEGHQSDSDDYSEISVEEDEDGGDSKKGAASMSYSHKRKAFQCETCDKAYIGHGGLSRHYRLNPSHGELKSPPEGTPKTDSPGKRAGTGAEHKKPTEESNAYSVKNTSGPEKSDATEKTAAATSTTQQKVDTTAAQGVAASTRQAVGQVVVQARGPGRPRGRGRPPTKGLPTVAAHPAVRRGRRGRPPKLGGGVASVEQQAQRRKARLKEVTHECDNEELMETVLPRLAKVMTVWEFLLMKVEKGRQPKAQFSDVYREFEQLHSQVKKMARDYISNPQQGVHTALEVHNVDVAKSLGIVDEVNRLKVLNPPTQQNVTNMATKNVRYMENSKMLPPTKRFKMENRVGVQIHQNGVETSKIESSEAKVENTASTSMKDNSPQTQAPTKSPAGPQATQTAIVKPQVVSSNPETNVTPMELIEDHLSNSMTESIDSAGGEETMETGQGASGTEPTEVLSTSDMGPQATQTAIVKPQVVSSNPETNVTPMELIQDHLSNSMTETIDSAGGEAMETCQGVSGTEPTEVLSTTDIADQMKELEKALATDPVPVDQQPRSSSTQPHQPNCTLVQESGLTQAVSSGGQVVVQETQEGQEIYIQTEGLTMHLAEGQEGDMASERIVIVNGPDGTTMHIRAPEGVPLEAVHALLGIEAEGKTQQ encoded by the exons ATGGCGGACAACGAGGATGAGAGCGATGTGTCAAGTACAACAACAGGGGCAGATCATGGTACAATATAtcaagttcaatgtgtttctggATTGCCAGAAAATGAAACCTCTACAGAATTGGAAAACCAGAACCAAGTCGGCGATAAATGTATCGAAGCGCAGGGCTTGACAGATTTCCTGCAAAGCTGCACAAAAGAGGAGACATTCGTTGCAAAGGACTCCCAAGTGGTTGTCGGCCAAACTGATGGAAATGAACAACAACCTGAACAAAACATAACGTCTATTGTTGAGACTTCAGGTATTGCAAATGGTGCAGAGTATTCTACAGTCAGTGCTGACTTTGTAAACGCTCTCGCACCTGGAACCACCATTATTTATGTGCAACCAGACGGTAGTTTTGTTGAGGGATCAGGTCTGACTGCAGAGGAGCAGCAACAGCTAGTGGAGCAGTTGGCCAAACAGCAGCTTGTCACAGTGACAGAGAGTGAGGCTGTTCGCCTGTTTGAACAAAATCAAGTAATCAAAACACTCCCTACTACTTCATCACAGACACAGTATACGATTCCAAGTACAGCACTGGCTCCCAATGAGCTGCAACAAGTGCTAGAGCAAGTGATCAAATCTCAGCAATCCATGGCTCAGACACCCAAGGAATCGGAGCAGGTTGTGACCACTCTGGACCCCACAACTGGCTTGTTCACGACTGTTGCAGCTTCAGAGATTACAGTAGGAAGCCCACATCCACTGGTCACTATGCAGAATGCATCACAGCAGCTGAAGAAGGTCGCGAAACAAGTGGCACTTCAGTCCCACAATGGTACGCGCCTGGTCCCAAAAAAG CAGGAAACCATCCGAATCCAAGTCCAGATGCCCTCTGGAAAGCAGGAGGTGAAAGGACCTACGCAGGCTACCATTTCAATCCCCCAACAGAAGAACTTGGCTTTGACGAGTCAAGGCCAGCAGGTCAAAGTGTCTACAAAtggcagtgtgagcagcagcccCCAGATCATCCACATCACACCCATGGTTGGACAGCAACAGTACTTCCTACAGCAGAACCCTGGAGACCCTCCCATTCAGCTGCTTCTGCAGAGTTCAACCCCTGTGGTTGGCAGCCTGGTTCCCATTGTGCACAAACTGCCCATacctgttcagaccccagtccagCAGCCTTCTGGTAAGGCCCCGGTCAACGGCACAGCAGTTAAACCTGCCACCGCTGCTGCCACcacgtctgtctctgtcccagccTCCACAGTGGAAAAAGTTAAAAGGGTCAAAGCCAGAGTGAAGAAGGCACCGAATATCAAAACCCGTTCCGGGAGGGTGTCCAGACCGCCCAAGTACAAGGTGAAGGACTATAAGTTCATCAAGACAGAGGATTTGGCCGAGGGCCATCAGTCAGATTCTGATGATTACTCTGAGATCAGTGTGGAGGAAGATGAGGATGGCGGGGATAGTAAAAAGGGAGCAGCATCTATGAGTTACAGTCACAAGCGGAAGGCCTTTCAATGTGAAACGTGCGATAAAGCTTACATAGGCCACGGAGGTCTGTCCAGACACTACAGGCTGAATCCCTCTCACGGTGAACTGAAGTCCCCTCCTGAAGGGACCCCAAAAACGGACAGCCCTGGTAAGAGAGCAGGCACTGGGGCTGAACATAAGAAGCCAACTGAAGAGAGTAATGCCTACAGTGTTAAAAATACATCAGGTCCTGAGAAAAGTGATGCCACAGAGAAAACGGCTGCTGCAacttcaaccactcaacaaaaa GTGGATACCACGGCAGCCCAAGGAGTAGCAGCTTCTACCAGACAGGCAGTGGGCCAGGTAGTGGTCCAGGCTCGGGGACCAGGGAGGCCCAGAGGACGGGGCAGACCACCTACCAAAGGCCTGCCGACGGTGGCAGCACACCCAGCAGTGAGACGGGGGCGACGGGGCCGACCCCCAAAGCTAGGAGGGGGAGTAGCCAGTGTGGAGCAGCAGGCCCAGAGAAGGAAAGCACGGCTGAAAGAG GTGACACACGAGTGTGATAATGAAGAACTGATGGAGACTGTGCTCCCTCGCCTGGCTAAGGTCATGACTGTCTGGGAGTTCCTCTTGATGAAG GTGGAGAAGGGGCGGCAACCCAAAGCCCAGTTTTCGGATGTCTACCGGGAGTTTGAGCAGCTCCACAGCCAGGTGAAGAAGATGGCCCGGGACTATATCAGTAACCCTCAGCAGGGTGTCCACACGGCCTTGGAGGTCCACAATGTAGAT GTTGCCAAATCTCTTGGCATCGTCGATGAGGTGAACAGGTTGAAAGTCCTCAACCCTCCAACGCAGCAGAATGTCACCAACATGGCAACCAAGAATGTCCGCTACATGGAG AATTCTAAAATGTTACCTCCAACGAAGAGATTTAAAATGGAAAACCGGGTTGGTGTTCAAATTCATCAGAACGGCGTTGAGACTTCCAAAATAG AATCCAGTGAGGCCAAAGTAGAGAACACCGCATCAACAAGCATGAAGGACAATTCACCACAAACTCAGGCGCCCACCAAGAGCCCCGCGGGCCCTCAAGCCACTCAGACTGCTATCGTCAAACCACAGGTTGTCTCATCTAACCCAGAGACAAATGTAACACCCATGGAACTGATCGAGGATCACTTATCCAACAGCATGACAGAGTCAATTGACTCagcgggaggagaggagaccatgGAGACAGGTCAGGGTGCGTCTGGTACGGAACCAACCGAGGTCCTGAGCACCAGTGACATGGGCCCTCAAGCCACTCAGACTGCTATCGTCAAACCACAGGTTGTCTCATCTAACCCAGAGACAAATGTTACACCCATGGAACTGATCCAGGATCACTTATCCAACAGCATGACAGAGACCATTGACTCAGCAGGAGGAGAGGCCATGGAGACTTGTCAGGGTGTGTCTGGTACAGAACcaactgaggtcctgagcaccaCTGACATAGCAGATCAGATGAAAGAGTTAGAGAAGGCCTTGGCCACAGACCCAGTCCCAGTCGATCAGCAGCCCAGGAGTAGTAGCACTCAGCCGCATCAGCCCAACTGTACCCTGGTCCAGGAGAGTGGCCTGACCCAGGCTGTCTCCAGCGGAGGCCAGGTAGTGGTTCAGGAGACCCAGGAAGGCCAGGAGATCTACATCCAGACCGAGGGGCTCACCATGCACCTAGCAGAGGGCCAGGAGGGCGACATGGCCTCTGAGCGCATCGTCATCGTCAACGGGCCTGACGGCACCACCATGCACATCCGCGCCCCTGAAGGAGTCCCTCTGGAAGCAGTCCATGCCCTGCTTGGTATTGAGGCTGAGGGGAAAACACAGCAGTGA